Proteins co-encoded in one Streptomyces sp. SLBN-31 genomic window:
- a CDS encoding GlxA family transcriptional regulator, whose amino-acid sequence MAGYVNDLSLQPVRQSIQAVIVFERRVVVVVYAGAMALDITGPIEVFDTANRFLAPAGAPYRIELVSPEAPLVRMSSGMKVEAAPLEAGEGPIDTLLVPGGWSLNGALQDRALVSWIRQAAARSRRVASVCGGSFLLAEAGLLDGRRATTHWAYSDALACRYPDVTVDAEPIFIWDGPFVTSAGVSTGIDMALALVEADHGSARALQTARFLVLFLKRHGGQSQFSAVLDAQLADHPPIRAAQEWILDNLHNPLPVAEIARRANMSLRNFARVFRREAGTTPGQYIERTRIARARELLETTDLTISQIARRCGFAAPETFFRSFGRTLGLTPTEYRHRFQLISPSGSIDPHPETDRSSV is encoded by the coding sequence TTGGCCGGATACGTCAATGATCTGTCATTGCAGCCAGTGCGGCAGTCGATACAGGCTGTGATCGTGTTTGAGCGACGTGTTGTTGTGGTGGTGTACGCGGGCGCAATGGCGCTGGACATCACCGGACCAATTGAAGTGTTCGATACCGCCAACCGGTTCCTTGCTCCGGCGGGCGCCCCCTACCGGATCGAGCTCGTCTCCCCCGAAGCACCACTGGTGCGCATGAGTTCCGGGATGAAGGTGGAAGCCGCGCCGCTGGAGGCGGGTGAGGGTCCGATCGACACGCTCCTCGTGCCGGGCGGATGGAGCCTCAACGGGGCGCTTCAGGACCGGGCGCTGGTCTCCTGGATCCGCCAGGCAGCGGCCCGGTCCCGCAGAGTCGCCTCCGTATGCGGCGGATCCTTTCTGCTCGCCGAGGCGGGCCTCCTCGACGGCAGACGCGCGACCACGCACTGGGCATACAGCGATGCCTTGGCGTGCCGCTATCCGGACGTGACGGTCGACGCCGAGCCGATCTTCATCTGGGACGGCCCCTTTGTGACCTCCGCCGGCGTGTCGACGGGGATCGACATGGCGCTGGCTCTGGTGGAGGCCGACCACGGCTCGGCTCGCGCCCTGCAGACGGCGCGGTTTCTCGTGCTGTTCCTCAAACGGCACGGTGGTCAGTCGCAGTTCAGCGCAGTCCTCGACGCCCAATTGGCCGACCATCCGCCGATCCGTGCCGCGCAGGAGTGGATTCTGGACAACCTGCACAACCCCTTACCCGTCGCCGAGATCGCCCGGCGAGCCAACATGAGCCTGCGCAACTTCGCCCGGGTCTTCAGGCGCGAGGCGGGCACGACCCCCGGCCAGTACATCGAGCGGACCCGTATCGCCCGCGCCCGCGAGCTGCTGGAAACCACCGATCTGACCATCAGCCAGATAGCGCGCCGCTGCGGATTCGCCGCCCCCGAGACCTTCTTCCGCTCCTTCGGCAGAACGCTGGGACTCACCCCGACGGAATACCGGCACCGCTTTCAACTCATCTCGCCATCCGGCTCCATCGACCCGCACCCCGAGACGGACAGGAGCTCCGTATGA
- a CDS encoding LexA family transcriptional regulator translates to MPRQITGGHSDAFALTVSLDSMIDAAFCDGDIVTVQRTDSADHGHIVAAPLGDEASVKVLRPQDGQVWLMPRNSAYEPSRGDDARILGKVAGVLRVL, encoded by the coding sequence TTGCCCCGCCAGATCACCGGCGGCCACAGCGACGCTTTCGCCCTCACCGTCTCCCTCGACTCCATGATCGACGCGGCGTTCTGCGACGGCGACATCGTCACCGTCCAGCGCACCGACAGCGCGGATCACGGCCACATCGTCGCCGCGCCCCTGGGTGACGAGGCCTCCGTGAAGGTGCTGCGCCCGCAGGACGGACAGGTGTGGCTGATGCCCCGCAACTCGGCCTACGAGCCGAGCCGCGGCGACGACGCGCGCATCCTCGGCAAGGTTGCCGGAGTCCTGCGCGTGCTGTGA
- a CDS encoding radical SAM protein — MPDPALRLPAYVDLRLLGRCNLSCPFCFGPRHEVPSMDEKDAFRVVELLRRAEVRGVVISGGEPTLLPYLTDLVAELSEPLPSGAPGPRVVLSTNGLAPVVTMKRILPHLSWIALPVESADLEQHQRMRTGVAPHRDRVLGLLKEVRTRHGHVRVKLGTVVTRLNATGAHSVLDLVQEDAWLPHVWKIYQMSETNYGADNRDWLAVSDDVFEDVVERCAKTAADRGVQLQVYRNSTRSGSYLFIDPDCQVVVIDEGRERRIGDLFEDQEKIAADLHGAVDLTRNAGNFSGTYPDL, encoded by the coding sequence ATGCCCGACCCTGCCCTGCGGCTGCCGGCCTATGTCGATCTTCGTTTGCTCGGCAGATGCAATCTGAGCTGCCCGTTCTGTTTCGGACCTCGGCACGAGGTTCCGTCGATGGACGAGAAGGACGCCTTCCGGGTTGTCGAACTTCTGCGCCGGGCAGAAGTGAGAGGCGTGGTCATCTCGGGTGGGGAACCGACGCTGCTGCCCTATCTGACCGATCTGGTCGCGGAGTTGAGCGAGCCTCTGCCGTCGGGCGCACCGGGCCCGAGGGTCGTGCTGTCCACCAACGGGCTGGCTCCGGTGGTGACGATGAAGCGGATCCTGCCCCATCTCTCCTGGATCGCACTGCCCGTCGAATCCGCCGACTTGGAGCAGCATCAGCGTATGCGTACGGGAGTAGCACCGCACCGCGACCGCGTACTCGGTCTCCTGAAGGAGGTACGCACACGCCATGGACACGTGCGGGTGAAGCTCGGGACGGTCGTCACGCGGCTGAACGCGACCGGGGCGCACAGCGTCCTGGACCTGGTCCAGGAGGACGCCTGGCTGCCGCACGTCTGGAAGATCTACCAGATGTCTGAGACGAACTACGGTGCGGACAACCGCGACTGGCTGGCCGTCAGCGACGACGTGTTCGAGGACGTGGTGGAACGGTGCGCGAAGACGGCCGCCGACCGCGGTGTCCAACTTCAGGTGTACCGCAATTCCACCCGTAGCGGCAGCTATCTCTTCATCGATCCCGACTGCCAGGTGGTCGTCATCGACGAGGGCCGGGAGCGGCGTATCGGCGACCTTTTCGAGGACCAGGAAAAGATCGCCGCTGATCTGCATGGCGCGGTCGATCTCACAAGGAACGCGGGGAATTTTTCGGGCACTTATCCGGATCTGTGA
- a CDS encoding NUDIX hydrolase, with translation MDSVVRVGVQAIVRSADGVLLGLRKNTFGQGTWGLPGGHLEIGESIFEATARELMEEVGIRPIALRVACVTDPQPEANHHMQIGVDVLGHEGRITVCEPHRCERWQFWPLDALPDALFIGSIKVLDSVRAGSLHLSAS, from the coding sequence ATGGACTCGGTCGTTCGTGTCGGCGTGCAGGCCATTGTCCGGTCGGCCGATGGCGTTCTGCTCGGGCTGCGCAAGAACACCTTCGGCCAGGGCACGTGGGGACTGCCGGGCGGGCACCTGGAGATCGGAGAGTCGATCTTTGAGGCGACCGCTCGGGAGCTCATGGAGGAAGTCGGCATCCGCCCCATCGCGCTGCGGGTCGCGTGTGTCACCGACCCTCAGCCCGAGGCCAATCACCACATGCAGATCGGTGTCGACGTGCTCGGACACGAAGGACGCATCACGGTCTGCGAGCCGCACCGCTGCGAGCGGTGGCAGTTCTGGCCGCTCGACGCGCTGCCCGACGCGCTGTTCATCGGTTCGATCAAGGTGCTGGACAGTGTGCGGGCGGGATCACTGCATCTGTCCGCTTCCTGA
- a CDS encoding serine/threonine-protein kinase, with translation MAGSIVKPLMERLQLHVCDEGGKHAPTDTTSMMIRINRCPPYERDMHAPLEMARASDQVSPDYGYFGAARTTVRVACVRSDLGVGSVVKWGRRKAKETSDTEDRPSPSADAAAAEQAGGRGNAAEAVSRYEAAVAEAVRQYGPEAIETLAIRHQLAHWTGESGRPEHALELFARLLSDRERLQGPHHPDSELARHQLAHWYGRAGRFQEAVNRYEIMRRVAVQQDRLETALSMMCEVGYWQQQAGDTAAALRTFAEMLRSAQQELGPTHELTGIARQRYAELAGDLPFGNEGGHDGLQNLIAAAAEVEGRGDFRRAGRLYGQIAAQSERLYGHASSQTLAALVAQAKAAVNAGDHAEAAERFDAVLTCMELQGRGPGTREYDILRGQRDELARNATRVTFRIGQQTGAVLGQKVQAAPQTACGVLARRPEATSTTCVVAVLDDTDDGAPADIPAEQWSAVIRHLAEQRWEATAVYFARQDRRPTAADAQLCRRLGLLGVYVSCMDSSNVQVEAYSFTGSEPVYAPVVVAAEESTAPQQAAAQPAAGGVAFHPGAEALGQWREVGRVRPATDADGPSAFGSYEVLERVGRGGFGDVYLCQDPDGVMVAVKTLHAQYANVPPIRLGFAHEVQAAQRVSGRFTVPVIAADPDGDTPWMAVPYVAAPSLQQLLEQCGKLDEPTVRGLGAGIAAALSAIHAQGIVHLDLKPGNVLLTADGPRVIDFGIAQIERLTEPRRGFAGTYAYASPEQLREQPVFTAASDVFSLGTLVARLTLGRSPWGGDTATVVANIRAGAPDLRGLPSSLHDVVRSCLQLDPTRRPTPHEVAEALQPGLADGDLGPLPLSQEAQDLVAAYATMPATRFYETLADTRAAVEGDVAPTRPPSTGALTATVADGPEDDADRRAVPSRDTTPAHTAAAELEARIHAWEQEAEDKEQAQTRHECGEFMEEARALLGATHPLTLRLRVSHAMLGFDQPGGMANAERAIGQAARHLGEGHPTVRDARALLAMVKSTGRT, from the coding sequence GTGGCGGGATCGATCGTCAAGCCCTTGATGGAGAGGCTGCAGCTGCACGTCTGCGATGAAGGTGGCAAGCACGCACCAACAGACACAACGTCAATGATGATCCGCATCAACCGTTGCCCCCCATATGAGCGAGACATGCACGCTCCCCTGGAAATGGCTCGTGCGAGCGATCAAGTCTCACCGGATTACGGGTACTTTGGAGCGGCACGGACGACCGTGCGCGTGGCGTGTGTGCGCTCCGACCTGGGGGTGGGGTCTGTGGTGAAGTGGGGCAGGCGCAAAGCGAAGGAGACTTCGGACACCGAGGATCGTCCATCACCGTCGGCCGACGCCGCGGCGGCTGAGCAGGCAGGTGGGCGAGGGAACGCCGCCGAGGCCGTGAGCCGCTACGAGGCCGCCGTTGCAGAAGCCGTACGGCAATACGGGCCCGAGGCCATCGAGACACTGGCGATACGCCATCAATTGGCGCACTGGACAGGAGAGTCGGGGCGTCCTGAGCATGCGCTGGAACTGTTCGCCCGGCTGCTTTCGGACCGTGAAAGGCTCCAGGGACCGCACCACCCGGACTCCGAACTCGCCCGGCACCAATTGGCGCACTGGTACGGCAGGGCCGGCCGCTTCCAGGAGGCCGTGAACCGTTACGAGATCATGCGACGAGTGGCCGTACAACAGGACCGCCTCGAGACGGCGTTGTCCATGATGTGCGAGGTCGGGTACTGGCAGCAGCAGGCCGGGGACACCGCGGCCGCGCTGCGTACATTCGCCGAGATGCTGCGCAGTGCGCAGCAGGAACTGGGGCCGACGCACGAGCTGACCGGGATCGCCCGCCAGCGGTATGCGGAACTCGCCGGAGATCTCCCGTTCGGCAATGAGGGGGGCCACGACGGCCTGCAGAACCTCATCGCCGCGGCGGCGGAAGTCGAGGGCCGCGGTGACTTCCGCCGGGCCGGGCGCCTGTACGGGCAGATAGCGGCCCAGTCCGAACGCCTTTATGGACACGCCAGTTCACAGACCCTCGCCGCGCTCGTCGCGCAGGCCAAGGCCGCGGTGAACGCGGGGGACCACGCGGAGGCCGCCGAACGCTTCGACGCGGTCCTCACCTGCATGGAGCTGCAAGGACGCGGGCCGGGAACCCGCGAGTACGACATCCTTCGCGGCCAGCGCGACGAACTCGCCCGCAACGCCACACGCGTCACCTTCCGCATCGGGCAGCAAACCGGCGCGGTGTTGGGGCAGAAGGTGCAGGCCGCCCCCCAGACCGCGTGCGGCGTCCTGGCCCGCCGGCCGGAAGCCACGTCCACCACCTGTGTCGTCGCCGTCCTCGACGACACGGATGACGGTGCGCCGGCCGATATCCCTGCGGAGCAGTGGTCGGCGGTCATACGTCACCTGGCAGAGCAACGGTGGGAAGCGACGGCTGTGTACTTCGCCCGCCAGGACCGTCGGCCTACGGCCGCAGACGCCCAGCTGTGCCGACGTCTGGGGCTGCTGGGCGTGTACGTGTCGTGCATGGACTCCTCGAACGTCCAGGTCGAGGCCTACAGCTTCACCGGTTCTGAACCGGTGTACGCCCCGGTGGTCGTCGCAGCGGAGGAGTCGACCGCCCCTCAGCAGGCAGCCGCACAGCCCGCAGCCGGTGGCGTGGCGTTTCATCCGGGAGCCGAGGCGTTGGGGCAGTGGCGGGAGGTGGGTCGGGTGCGGCCCGCCACGGACGCGGATGGACCGTCCGCGTTCGGCAGCTACGAGGTACTGGAGCGAGTGGGGCGAGGCGGCTTCGGCGACGTCTATCTCTGCCAGGACCCCGACGGTGTGATGGTCGCGGTGAAGACCCTGCACGCCCAGTACGCGAACGTCCCCCCGATCAGGCTGGGCTTCGCCCACGAGGTGCAGGCGGCCCAACGGGTCAGCGGACGGTTCACCGTGCCGGTGATCGCCGCCGACCCCGATGGCGACACGCCATGGATGGCGGTGCCGTACGTGGCCGCCCCCTCGCTCCAGCAGCTCCTCGAACAGTGCGGCAAACTCGACGAGCCGACCGTACGCGGCCTGGGAGCCGGCATCGCCGCCGCTCTGAGCGCCATCCATGCGCAAGGCATAGTCCACCTGGATCTGAAACCGGGCAACGTCCTGCTCACCGCGGACGGACCGCGCGTCATCGACTTCGGCATCGCACAGATCGAGCGGCTGACCGAGCCGCGCCGCGGCTTCGCCGGAACCTACGCGTACGCGTCGCCCGAGCAACTGCGCGAGCAGCCGGTGTTCACCGCGGCCAGCGACGTGTTCTCCCTGGGCACCTTGGTGGCCCGACTGACGCTGGGGCGCAGTCCCTGGGGTGGGGACACGGCGACCGTGGTCGCCAACATCCGGGCCGGCGCACCAGACCTGCGCGGACTGCCCTCCTCACTGCACGATGTGGTGCGCTCGTGTCTGCAGCTCGATCCGACCCGGCGGCCGACGCCTCACGAGGTCGCCGAAGCCCTGCAACCCGGATTGGCAGACGGCGATCTCGGCCCGCTCCCTCTCTCGCAGGAAGCCCAGGACCTCGTCGCCGCGTATGCCACGATGCCCGCCACCCGCTTCTACGAGACACTCGCCGACACCAGGGCCGCTGTAGAGGGCGATGTGGCCCCGACGCGCCCGCCGTCGACCGGCGCCCTCACCGCGACCGTCGCCGACGGCCCGGAAGACGACGCTGACCGGCGTGCCGTGCCCTCCCGCGACACGACACCTGCCCACACGGCCGCCGCAGAACTCGAAGCGCGGATCCATGCGTGGGAGCAAGAGGCCGAGGACAAAGAGCAGGCGCAGACGCGTCACGAATGCGGCGAGTTCATGGAAGAGGCGCGTGCGCTCCTCGGCGCGACCCACCCCCTGACGCTACGACTGCGCGTCTCACACGCGATGCTCGGCTTCGACCAGCCCGGCGGGATGGCAAACGCCGAAAGGGCGATCGGGCAGGCGGCCAGGCACCTCGGCGAAGGGCACCCCACCGTGCGGGACGCCCGCGCGCTGCTGGCGATGGTGAAATCGACCGGAAGGACCTGA
- a CDS encoding type IV peptidase: protein MGVPPLGPALNASITVLGALLGRYGCPIVLVGTLVGHLLGALYGIGMMLVGRADRRSRIPFDLLLRARTLAGVGFCGS, encoded by the coding sequence ATGGGCGTTCCCCCTCTGGGGCCAGCGCTGAACGCCTCGATCACCGTCCTGGGCGCCCTGCTGGGCCGGTACGGCTGCCCGATCGTCCTGGTCGGGACACTCGTCGGCCACCTGCTTGGCGCGCTCTACGGGATCGGCATGATGCTCGTGGGCCGGGCCGACCGAAGGAGCAGGATCCCGTTCGACCTGTTACTGCGCGCCCGGACCCTCGCCGGCGTGGGCTTCTGCGGCTCCTGA
- the dacB gene encoding D-alanyl-D-alanine carboxypeptidase/D-alanyl-D-alanine-endopeptidase, with amino-acid sequence MTIVTLAGVAVTAPAALAAAPARTLETGHVSDLPPAVEAIMHKPGYENAQWGVYEVDPSDGHVIHSQFARQSFVPGSDTKLVTLSAAWHSLGPGHRFTTPVYAAGTRHGSTLKGNLALVAQGDLTMGGRTKPDGSVDYTDLDHTSANDLPGATLTPENPLAGVNQIARQVRDAGITRVQGDVVVDPRLFTPPELDPQPTPLIINDNLIDLLTTPTTAGHAAKLFWRPQVKPYSVDFKVKTVAAGGTTNIEVKASPDGTKITVSGQIAAGTQPVLRTSPIQDPNAFGRTALIEALGRAGVTVSARQTGPNPERKLPASYDHDSRVAAYVSPPYRQYAKLILKVSHNLGANLALCNMAGLRGSKDCFAGGFGVEHDFLTRVAHVDPTQFQLDDGRGGDATEKATPVGLAQVLAYWLRTPDATAFRLSLPILGVDGSNANSCTHCPARGKVFAKPGTVIGLDRLNGRLAVADQSQAGYLLTNDGHVVIFVELVNSATAPDIQGVMRIFDDTNQISALLQEEASAHL; translated from the coding sequence GTGACGATCGTGACCCTGGCGGGCGTGGCCGTCACCGCTCCTGCGGCGCTGGCGGCCGCGCCGGCACGCACACTCGAGACGGGGCACGTCAGCGACCTCCCGCCCGCCGTCGAGGCGATCATGCACAAGCCCGGCTACGAGAATGCGCAATGGGGCGTCTACGAGGTCGACCCCTCGGACGGGCACGTGATCCACTCACAGTTCGCGCGGCAGTCCTTCGTCCCCGGCTCGGACACCAAACTCGTCACCCTCTCGGCCGCTTGGCACAGCCTGGGCCCCGGCCACCGATTCACCACGCCCGTGTATGCGGCGGGCACGCGCCACGGCTCGACGTTGAAGGGAAACCTGGCACTGGTCGCCCAGGGCGACCTGACGATGGGCGGGCGGACCAAGCCCGACGGCTCGGTGGACTACACCGACCTCGACCACACGTCCGCCAACGACCTGCCCGGCGCCACGCTCACCCCGGAGAACCCGCTCGCCGGAGTGAACCAGATCGCCCGGCAGGTGCGCGACGCAGGCATCACCCGCGTTCAGGGTGACGTCGTCGTCGATCCCAGGCTCTTCACGCCCCCGGAGCTGGACCCGCAGCCCACCCCGCTGATCATCAACGACAACCTCATCGACCTGCTCACCACCCCCACCACCGCCGGGCACGCGGCCAAGCTGTTCTGGCGTCCGCAGGTCAAGCCGTACAGCGTCGACTTCAAGGTGAAGACCGTGGCCGCCGGCGGTACGACGAACATCGAGGTCAAGGCCTCCCCGGACGGCACCAAGATCACCGTGTCCGGTCAGATCGCGGCCGGGACGCAGCCCGTCCTGAGGACCTCACCCATCCAGGATCCCAACGCCTTCGGCCGCACCGCGCTGATCGAGGCGCTCGGCCGGGCAGGCGTCACCGTCAGCGCCCGGCAGACAGGTCCCAACCCCGAGCGAAAACTGCCCGCGTCCTACGACCATGATTCGCGGGTGGCCGCCTATGTCTCCCCGCCCTACCGGCAGTACGCCAAGCTGATCCTGAAGGTCAGTCACAACCTCGGCGCCAACCTGGCCTTGTGCAACATGGCCGGTCTGCGGGGCAGCAAGGACTGCTTCGCCGGCGGATTCGGGGTCGAGCACGACTTCCTGACCCGGGTCGCGCACGTCGACCCGACGCAGTTCCAACTCGATGACGGACGCGGCGGCGACGCGACAGAGAAGGCCACCCCAGTCGGCCTCGCCCAGGTTCTCGCCTACTGGCTGCGCACTCCCGATGCGACCGCCTTCCGGCTGTCGCTGCCCATCCTGGGGGTCGATGGCTCGAATGCGAACTCCTGCACTCACTGCCCGGCCAGAGGCAAGGTCTTCGCCAAACCGGGAACCGTCATCGGCCTGGACCGGCTCAACGGCCGACTCGCCGTGGCGGACCAGAGCCAGGCCGGCTACTTGCTGACCAACGACGGCCATGTGGTCATCTTCGTTGAACTGGTCAACTCCGCCACCGCCCCCGACATCCAGGGCGTCATGCGCATCTTCGACGACACCAACCAGATCTCCGCACTGCTGCAGGAGGAGGCCTCGGCACACCTGTGA
- a CDS encoding S8 family peptidase has product MKRAAAATVATAAAVALAAGMTSPASAKPAQQVQAAGSSLTVKHHVTLITGDRVDLDAKGRVVGLRRAKGRENIPVQVRKAHGHTLVVPADAARLVASGKLDQRLLDITELNKAAIRKAQKNGLKVIVGYSGAAAAARTDVRDAGTLRRSLKALNADAVQTPVKDTAELWNAVTNGDRAASGIAHVWLDGVRKAALDKSVPQIGAPVAWAAGYTGKGVKVAVLDTGVDATHPDLKAQVIASKNFSTAADATDHFGHGTHVASIVAGTGAKSGGKYKGVAPDAQILNGKVLDDSGSGEDSGILAGMEWAAEQGASVVNLSLGGQDTPEIDPLEAEVNKLSSEKGILFAIAAGNAGPQSIGSPGSADAALTVGAVDKKDKLADFSSTGPRVGDGAIKPDVTAPGVDITAAAAKGSVIDQEVGEKPEGYLTISGTSMATPHVAGAAAILKQEHPDWGYAELKGALTGSAKGGKYTPFQQGSGRIAVDKAITQSVIADPVSVSFGVQQWPHTDDKPVTKQLTYRNLGDKDVTLKLSSTATDPKGHAAPAGFFKLAATSVTVPAHGKAAVGFTVDTRLGGTLDGAYSSYVTATGDGQTVRTAAAVQREVESYDVALKFIGRDGKPAPYYNAGLTGVAGLANGQQLNRYDKSGTVKVRAPKGTYILNAAVFGDPQDASKGIDSIAQPKLTVAKKQTITIDARKAKPVNITVPASDAKSVFASPEWDVTVGDGQYGFGWFLDTYKNFHTAHLGPQLPAGTLTQQWDGHWTKGATEQYDVTSGGPVRQLATGYTKHYKASELATVKARLGASVSGKKGSVSALGWLPGASGASAVSIPQKLPGTRTLHLAAKGGVKWELEFEQDGGLDQDGFPIGEAGYALGAQAYTAGKSYTKTFNTAVFGPHLNADFGVYRDGNQIYGMLPLFADGAKHAGSSLFTSVNTTLYRNGDKVGSNHDPLFGEPFKVPSADAAYKLTTSVKRASNVAAVSSRIDATWTFRSKKPSSGFAKLPVSALHFGATTGLDSRVDAGKQVTFPVTVEGAAAGGNLKSLSVYVSYDGKTFKKATVHGGKITVKNPAKNKGISFRAKITDKKGNTSAITIYNAYLGK; this is encoded by the coding sequence CTGAAAAGAGCAGCTGCGGCCACAGTGGCCACCGCCGCAGCCGTCGCCCTCGCAGCGGGTATGACCAGCCCGGCGTCGGCGAAGCCCGCGCAGCAAGTCCAAGCCGCCGGCTCCTCACTCACCGTCAAGCACCACGTCACCCTGATCACCGGGGACCGGGTCGACCTCGACGCCAAGGGCCGCGTCGTCGGCCTGCGGCGGGCCAAGGGCCGGGAGAACATACCCGTCCAAGTCCGCAAGGCCCACGGCCACACGCTGGTCGTCCCGGCCGACGCGGCCCGCCTGGTCGCCTCCGGCAAGCTGGACCAGCGCCTGTTGGACATCACCGAGCTGAACAAGGCCGCCATCCGCAAGGCCCAGAAGAACGGCCTGAAGGTCATCGTCGGCTACAGCGGCGCCGCCGCGGCCGCCAGGACCGACGTCCGGGACGCCGGCACCCTGCGCCGCAGCCTGAAAGCGCTGAACGCGGACGCCGTGCAGACCCCGGTCAAGGACACCGCCGAGCTGTGGAACGCCGTCACCAACGGGGACAGGGCCGCCTCCGGCATCGCCCACGTCTGGCTCGACGGCGTCCGCAAGGCCGCCCTGGACAAGTCCGTGCCGCAGATCGGCGCCCCCGTCGCATGGGCCGCCGGCTACACCGGCAAGGGCGTCAAGGTCGCCGTCCTGGACACCGGTGTCGACGCCACCCACCCGGACCTGAAGGCCCAGGTCATCGCGTCCAAGAACTTCTCCACCGCAGCCGACGCCACCGACCACTTCGGGCACGGCACGCACGTGGCCTCCATCGTGGCGGGCACCGGCGCCAAATCGGGCGGCAAGTACAAGGGTGTCGCCCCCGACGCCCAGATCCTCAACGGCAAGGTCCTGGACGACTCCGGCTCCGGTGAGGACTCCGGCATCCTCGCCGGCATGGAGTGGGCGGCCGAGCAGGGCGCCTCCGTCGTCAACCTCAGCCTCGGCGGCCAGGACACGCCCGAGATCGACCCGCTCGAGGCCGAGGTCAACAAGCTCTCCTCCGAGAAGGGCATCCTGTTCGCGATCGCCGCCGGCAACGCAGGTCCCCAGTCGATCGGTTCGCCGGGCAGCGCGGACGCCGCGCTCACCGTCGGCGCCGTCGACAAGAAGGACAAGCTGGCCGACTTCTCCTCCACCGGTCCGCGGGTCGGCGACGGCGCCATCAAGCCGGACGTCACCGCGCCCGGCGTGGACATCACGGCCGCCGCGGCCAAGGGCAGCGTCATCGACCAGGAAGTCGGCGAGAAGCCCGAGGGCTACCTGACCATCTCCGGCACGTCGATGGCCACCCCGCACGTCGCGGGTGCCGCCGCCATCCTCAAGCAGGAGCACCCCGACTGGGGTTACGCCGAGCTGAAGGGCGCGCTGACCGGCTCCGCCAAGGGCGGCAAGTACACGCCGTTCCAGCAGGGCTCGGGCCGTATCGCGGTCGACAAGGCCATCACCCAGTCCGTGATCGCCGACCCGGTCTCGGTCAGCTTCGGTGTGCAGCAGTGGCCGCACACCGACGACAAGCCCGTCACCAAGCAGCTCACCTACCGCAACCTCGGCGACAAGGACGTCACGCTCAAGCTGAGCAGCACCGCCACCGACCCCAAGGGTCACGCGGCCCCGGCCGGCTTCTTCAAGCTGGCCGCGACCTCGGTGACCGTCCCGGCGCACGGCAAGGCCGCGGTCGGCTTCACGGTCGACACCAGGCTGGGCGGCACGCTCGACGGCGCCTACTCGTCGTATGTGACCGCGACGGGCGACGGGCAGACCGTCCGCACGGCCGCCGCGGTGCAGCGCGAGGTGGAGTCCTACGACGTCGCGCTGAAGTTCATCGGCCGTGACGGCAAGCCGGCCCCGTACTACAACGCCGGCCTGACCGGTGTGGCAGGTCTGGCCAACGGCCAGCAGCTGAACCGGTACGACAAGTCGGGCACGGTGAAGGTGCGGGCGCCCAAGGGCACGTACATCCTCAACGCCGCCGTCTTCGGGGACCCGCAGGACGCGAGCAAGGGCATCGACTCGATCGCCCAGCCGAAACTGACGGTCGCCAAGAAGCAGACGATCACGATCGACGCGCGCAAGGCCAAGCCGGTGAACATCACCGTGCCGGCCTCGGATGCCAAGTCCGTGTTCGCCTCGCCCGAGTGGGACGTCACGGTCGGCGACGGCCAGTACGGCTTCGGCTGGTTCCTCGACACGTACAAGAACTTCCATACCGCCCACCTGGGCCCGCAGCTGCCGGCCGGCACGCTGACCCAGCAGTGGGACGGCCACTGGACCAAGGGTGCCACCGAGCAGTACGACGTCACCTCCGGCGGCCCCGTCAGGCAGCTCGCCACCGGCTACACCAAGCACTACAAGGCCAGTGAACTGGCCACGGTGAAGGCACGGCTCGGCGCCTCCGTGAGCGGTAAGAAGGGCTCCGTCTCCGCTCTCGGCTGGCTGCCCGGCGCCTCCGGTGCCTCCGCCGTCTCCATCCCGCAGAAGCTGCCCGGCACCCGCACTCTGCACCTGGCCGCCAAGGGCGGCGTGAAGTGGGAGCTGGAGTTCGAACAGGACGGCGGCCTCGACCAGGACGGCTTCCCGATCGGCGAGGCCGGCTACGCCCTCGGCGCCCAAGCCTACACGGCCGGAAAGTCGTACACGAAGACGTTCAACACCGCGGTCTTCGGCCCGCACCTGAACGCCGACTTCGGTGTCTACCGCGACGGCAACCAGATCTACGGCATGCTGCCGCTGTTCGCCGACGGAGCCAAGCACGCCGGCTCCTCGCTCTTCACCTCGGTGAACACCACCCTGTACCGCAACGGCGACAAGGTCGGCTCCAACCACGACCCGCTGTTCGGCGAGCCCTTCAAGGTCCCGTCCGCAGACGCCGCGTACAAGCTGACCACCTCGGTCAAGCGCGCGTCGAACGTCGCCGCAGTCTCCTCGCGGATCGACGCCACCTGGACGTTCCGCTCCAAGAAGCCGTCGAGCGGCTTCGCCAAGCTCCCCGTCTCCGCCCTGCACTTCGGCGCCACGACCGGCCTGGACAGCCGGGTCGACGCCGGCAAGCAGGTCACCTTCCCGGTGACCGTCGAGGGCGCGGCCGCGGGCGGCAACCTGAAGTCCCTCTCGGTGTACGTCTCCTACGACGGCAAGACCTTCAAGAAGGCCACCGTCCACGGCGGCAAGATCACCGTGAAGAACCCGGCGAAGAACAAGGGCATCTCGTTCCGCGCCAAGATCACCGACAAGAAGGGCAACACGTCGGCGATCACCATCTACAACGCCTACCTCGGCAAGTGA